The Ancylobacter sp. WKF20 genome contains a region encoding:
- a CDS encoding ABC transporter ATP-binding protein: MQPNSSSKPAITLDKVELSLGYGAARVHILKGVSLNIGQGEAVGLVGPSGSGKSSLLMVLAGLEQANSGTVTVAGEELTRLDEDALARFRGRHVGIVFQAFHLIPTMTAIENVAVPLELAGRADAFERAAAELASVGLGHRLDHYPSQLSGGEQQRVAVARALAPESRILVADEPTGNLDEATGRQIMDLLFAAQTRRGATLVIVTHDLALARRCDRTIRLRSGQIEGDEVAATALSAGVPA, from the coding sequence ATGCAGCCGAACTCCTCATCCAAGCCCGCCATCACCCTCGACAAGGTCGAACTCTCCCTCGGCTACGGCGCGGCGCGCGTTCATATCCTCAAAGGTGTGTCGCTCAATATAGGGCAGGGTGAGGCGGTCGGCCTCGTCGGGCCGTCGGGTTCCGGCAAATCAAGCCTGCTGATGGTGCTGGCGGGGCTGGAGCAGGCGAACTCCGGCACGGTGACGGTGGCGGGCGAGGAGCTGACCCGGCTCGACGAGGATGCGCTGGCGCGCTTTCGCGGCCGGCATGTCGGCATCGTGTTCCAGGCCTTCCATCTCATCCCGACCATGACCGCCATCGAGAACGTGGCCGTGCCGCTGGAACTCGCCGGGCGGGCGGATGCCTTCGAGCGGGCGGCGGCGGAGCTGGCCTCGGTCGGCCTCGGCCACCGGCTCGACCATTACCCCTCGCAGCTCTCGGGCGGCGAGCAGCAGCGCGTGGCGGTGGCCCGCGCGCTGGCACCGGAGTCGCGCATCCTTGTCGCTGACGAGCCGACCGGAAATCTCGACGAGGCGACCGGCCGTCAGATCATGGACCTGCTCTTCGCCGCGCAGACCCGGCGCGGGGCGACGCTGGTGATCGTCACCCATGACCTCGCGCTTGCGCGCCGCTGCGACCGCACCATCCGCCTGCGCTCCGGCCAGATCGAGGGCGACGAAGTCGCCGCGACGGCGCTCAGTGCCGGGGTGCCGGCATGA
- a CDS encoding arylesterase, with translation MMAMTPLHAEPLRLVAFGDSLTAGLGLPAKDAFPAKLQAALKAKGHDVVIENAGVSGDTTTAGLARLDWSIPDGTQGVILELGANDALRGLDPAIAEKSLDAILARLKERKIPVLLAGMVAPPNLGGGYAERFNAIYPRLAAKYDVPLYPFFLDGVAGQGKLNQPDGIHPTAAGVDVIVERITPAVERWLATLKSAP, from the coding sequence ATGATGGCCATGACCCCGCTGCACGCCGAACCGCTCCGTCTGGTGGCCTTTGGCGACAGCCTGACGGCCGGTCTCGGCCTGCCCGCCAAGGACGCTTTTCCCGCGAAACTTCAGGCGGCGCTCAAGGCGAAGGGTCACGATGTGGTGATCGAGAATGCCGGTGTGTCCGGTGACACGACCACCGCTGGCCTCGCGCGGCTCGACTGGTCGATCCCGGACGGGACGCAGGGCGTCATCCTGGAACTCGGCGCCAATGACGCGCTGCGCGGGCTCGATCCCGCCATCGCGGAAAAGTCGCTCGACGCCATTCTGGCGCGGCTGAAGGAGCGCAAGATTCCCGTGCTGCTCGCCGGCATGGTCGCCCCGCCAAATCTCGGCGGCGGTTATGCCGAACGGTTCAACGCGATCTATCCGCGCCTTGCGGCGAAATATGACGTGCCGCTCTACCCGTTCTTCCTCGACGGCGTGGCCGGGCAGGGCAAGCTCAACCAGCCCGACGGTATCCACCCGACAGCGGCGGGCGTCGATGTCATCGTCGAGCGCATCACCCCGGCGGTGGAACGCTGGCTCGCCACGCTCAAGAGCGCGCCATGA
- a CDS encoding DUF2267 domain-containing protein, whose product MTVPMAYRRASEAFDAFLAEVADTAQLSSRHQAYTVVDAVFRAFRRRLAPGEVLVFAAALPPLLGALFIENWRAEGIGAASWAAEEVLRDVRSLRAHHNLASDQAVAQVGAVLRRHVDVAVFRQALRRLPLEAAHFWGIEPAATPAAS is encoded by the coding sequence ATGACCGTGCCGATGGCCTATCGCCGGGCCAGCGAGGCGTTCGACGCGTTCCTGGCCGAGGTGGCGGACACGGCGCAGCTCTCCAGCCGCCATCAGGCTTATACGGTGGTCGATGCGGTGTTCCGCGCCTTTCGCCGGCGGCTGGCGCCGGGCGAGGTGCTGGTCTTCGCCGCCGCGCTGCCGCCGCTACTCGGCGCGCTGTTCATCGAGAACTGGCGCGCCGAGGGGATCGGCGCCGCCTCCTGGGCGGCGGAGGAGGTGCTGCGCGACGTCAGGAGCCTGCGCGCGCACCATAACCTCGCGAGCGATCAGGCGGTGGCGCAGGTCGGCGCGGTGCTGCGGCGCCATGTCGACGTGGCCGTCTTCAGGCAGGCGTTGCGGCGCCTGCCGCTGGAAGCGGCGCACTTCTGGGGGATCGAACCGGCGGCCACCCCGGCGGCGTCCTGA
- a CDS encoding aldo/keto reductase, whose amino-acid sequence MQYRPLGRTGLEVSAICLGTMTYGEQNTEAEGHAQMDYALDRGINFFDTAELYSIPPKPDTQGSTERVIGSWFKARGNRDKVILATKVCGLSEMTWFRDDGSPARPTRGQIREAVEKSLTRLQTDYIDLYQLHWPGRPIAYFGSNPTRWKSVAGDETPIAETLDAFAELVKEGKVRHIGLSNESAWGTMRFLDEAGRTGGPRAASVQNAYHLLNRTYETALAEVSLREDVGLLAYSPLAQGYLTGKYQNGARPAGARSTLFNRGQRYQTPGAEAAIDDYLAIAREAGIDPAQFAIAFCLSREFMTSVIIGATTMEQLTNDIDAINVAFTPELEAKVDAVHQLRGNPCP is encoded by the coding sequence ATGCAGTACCGCCCGCTCGGCCGCACCGGCCTCGAGGTCAGCGCCATTTGCCTGGGCACCATGACCTATGGTGAGCAGAACACCGAGGCCGAAGGCCACGCGCAGATGGACTACGCCCTCGATCGGGGCATCAATTTCTTCGACACCGCCGAGCTTTACTCGATCCCGCCCAAGCCGGACACGCAGGGCTCGACCGAGCGCGTGATCGGCTCCTGGTTCAAGGCGCGCGGCAACCGCGACAAGGTGATCCTCGCCACCAAGGTGTGCGGTCTCTCGGAGATGACATGGTTCCGCGACGACGGCTCCCCGGCCCGCCCGACGCGCGGCCAGATCCGCGAAGCGGTTGAGAAAAGCCTCACCCGGCTGCAGACCGACTATATCGACCTGTACCAGCTCCATTGGCCGGGCCGGCCGATCGCCTATTTCGGCTCCAACCCGACGCGCTGGAAGTCTGTGGCGGGCGACGAGACGCCGATCGCCGAGACGCTGGACGCCTTTGCCGAGCTGGTGAAGGAGGGCAAGGTGCGCCATATCGGCCTCTCCAATGAGAGTGCCTGGGGCACGATGCGCTTTCTCGACGAGGCCGGGCGCACGGGGGGCCCGCGCGCGGCCTCGGTGCAGAACGCCTATCACCTGCTCAACCGCACCTATGAGACGGCGCTTGCCGAGGTGAGCCTGCGCGAGGATGTGGGGCTGCTCGCCTATTCCCCGCTGGCGCAGGGCTATCTCACCGGCAAGTACCAGAACGGCGCCCGCCCGGCGGGTGCCCGCTCCACGCTGTTCAACCGTGGCCAGCGCTACCAGACACCCGGCGCGGAAGCGGCGATCGACGACTATCTTGCCATCGCCCGGGAAGCCGGCATCGACCCGGCGCAGTTCGCCATCGCCTTCTGCCTGTCGCGCGAGTTCATGACCTCGGTCATCATTGGCGCGACCACGATGGAGCAGCTGACGAACGACATCGACGCGATCAATGTCGCCTTCACGCCGGAGCTGGAAGCCAAGGTCGACGCGGTCCACCAGCTGCGCGGCAATCCCTGCCCGTAA
- a CDS encoding septation protein A produces the protein MADTTGPTPLRKMHPALKFALELGPLVVFFIANGRAGIYVATGAFMVATFAALLVMWLIARKIAVMPLVSAVVVLVFGTLTLWLQDDHFIKMKPTIVNALFGGLLLGGLIFRKPLLPYVLGDVFQLTPEGWHKLTIRWGVFFLVMAVLNEVVWRSVSTDTWVAFKTFGYLPLTLVFAMAQVPLMTAHAANDPAKPTDGT, from the coding sequence ATGGCCGACACCACGGGCCCGACGCCGCTGCGCAAGATGCACCCGGCGCTGAAATTCGCGCTGGAGCTGGGGCCGCTGGTGGTGTTCTTCATCGCCAATGGCCGCGCCGGCATCTATGTCGCCACCGGCGCCTTCATGGTGGCGACCTTCGCGGCGCTGCTGGTGATGTGGCTGATCGCCCGCAAGATCGCGGTCATGCCGCTGGTCTCGGCCGTGGTGGTGCTGGTGTTCGGCACGCTCACGCTCTGGCTGCAGGACGACCATTTCATCAAGATGAAGCCGACCATCGTCAACGCGCTGTTCGGCGGCCTGCTGCTGGGCGGGCTCATCTTCCGCAAGCCGCTTCTGCCCTATGTGCTGGGCGACGTGTTCCAGCTCACGCCGGAAGGCTGGCACAAGCTGACCATACGCTGGGGCGTGTTCTTCCTCGTCATGGCGGTGCTGAACGAGGTGGTCTGGCGCTCGGTCTCGACCGATACCTGGGTGGCCTTCAAGACCTTCGGCTATCTGCCGCTGACGCTGGTCTTCGCCATGGCGCAGGTGCCGCTGATGACCGCCCATGCCGCCAACGACCCGGCAAAGCCGACGGACGGCACGTAG
- the argH gene encoding argininosuccinate lyase — protein sequence MSNKMWGGRFETGPDAIMEEINVSIGFDQRLYAQDIAGSKAHAAMLAAKGIIDKADAEKIVAGLDTILSEIEGGQFTFQRALEDIHMNVESRLAALIGTSAGRLHTARSRNDQVATDFRLYVRDTLDTLDVQIRDLQKALTEKALQYSGTVMPGFTHLQTAQPVTFGHHLMAYVEMLGRDRGRLRDARARLNECPLGAAALAGTSFPIDRFATATSLGFDRPTANSLDSVSDRDFVLETLAAASICAMHLSRFAEEIVIWTSPLVGLIKLSDRFTTGSSIMPQKRNPDAAELVRAKIGRIAGAFNGLLMVMKGLALAYAKDMQEDKEGAFDAFSTLSLMIAATAGMVRDMVPDEKKMKDAAGSGYSTATDLADWLVRVLGLPFREAHHVTGRIVSLASGQGIALHKLKLEEMQSVEPRITKEVFGVLSVSKSVASRVSYGGTAPKNVRAQAKRWLKQLAKEG from the coding sequence ATGAGCAACAAGATGTGGGGTGGCCGCTTCGAGACCGGCCCCGACGCGATCATGGAGGAAATAAACGTCTCCATCGGTTTCGACCAGCGCCTCTACGCGCAGGACATTGCCGGCTCGAAGGCGCACGCCGCTATGCTGGCGGCCAAAGGCATCATCGACAAGGCAGATGCCGAAAAGATCGTGGCGGGTCTAGACACGATCCTGTCAGAGATCGAGGGCGGCCAGTTCACCTTCCAGCGGGCGCTGGAGGACATCCATATGAATGTGGAGTCCCGCCTCGCCGCCCTGATCGGCACATCCGCCGGCCGCCTCCACACCGCCCGCTCCCGCAACGACCAGGTGGCGACCGATTTCCGGCTCTATGTGCGCGACACGCTGGACACGCTGGATGTGCAGATTCGTGATTTGCAGAAGGCACTTACGGAGAAGGCGCTGCAATATTCCGGCACCGTGATGCCGGGCTTCACGCATCTCCAGACCGCCCAGCCGGTGACCTTCGGCCACCATCTCATGGCCTATGTCGAGATGCTCGGGCGCGACCGCGGGCGGCTGCGCGATGCCCGCGCGCGGCTCAACGAGTGCCCGCTCGGCGCCGCCGCGCTGGCTGGCACGTCGTTCCCGATCGATCGTTTCGCTACCGCAACGAGCCTTGGATTTGATAGGCCCACGGCCAATTCGCTGGATTCCGTCTCCGACCGCGACTTCGTGCTGGAGACGCTGGCGGCGGCCTCGATCTGCGCCATGCACCTCTCCCGCTTCGCCGAAGAGATCGTGATCTGGACCTCGCCGCTGGTCGGCCTGATCAAGCTGTCTGACCGCTTCACCACCGGCTCGTCGATCATGCCGCAGAAGCGCAACCCCGACGCGGCCGAGCTGGTGCGCGCCAAGATCGGCCGAATTGCCGGTGCTTTCAATGGCTTGCTGATGGTCATGAAGGGCCTGGCGCTGGCCTATGCCAAGGACATGCAGGAGGACAAGGAGGGCGCGTTCGATGCCTTCTCCACCCTCTCGCTGATGATCGCGGCGACCGCTGGCATGGTCCGCGACATGGTGCCGGACGAGAAGAAGATGAAGGACGCGGCGGGCTCGGGCTATTCCACCGCGACCGATCTCGCCGACTGGCTGGTGCGCGTGCTCGGCCTGCCCTTCCGCGAGGCGCATCACGTCACCGGCCGCATCGTCTCGCTGGCGAGCGGGCAGGGGATCGCTCTGCACAAGCTGAAACTTGAGGAAATGCAAAGCGTTGAGCCGCGCATTACCAAGGAGGTGTTCGGCGTGCTCTCCGTGTCGAAGTCGGTGGCGAGCCGCGTCTCCTATGGCGGCACGGCGCCGAAGAATGTGCGCGCGCAGGCCAAGCGCTGGCTCAAGCAACTCGCCAAGGAAGGCTGA
- a CDS encoding TlpA disulfide reductase family protein, with the protein MTERPETPTGDEGTHAARPGRRRLLIVAAALLLGGAAVLAGVYGIGGDPRNAIATNGAGTVTSQASGVNDQANQVASQASVSGKDPACQAASDTARRIADLAKGELAAFAPTLTPTRIPDLAFLGPDGTPLTLAKVGGDGLKLVNIWATWCVPCRKEMPALDELQAKLGTGDGTGTSPQAPAFNVVALNIDTRDPDKPKRFLEETGIKELALYTDPKAKAFQDLRTVGRGFGLPTTMLIDAQGCEIGHIAGPAEWASPDALALIRAALGTAPSQP; encoded by the coding sequence ATGACCGAACGACCCGAGACGCCGACGGGCGACGAAGGCACACACGCGGCGCGCCCCGGGCGGCGCCGCCTGCTGATCGTGGCCGCGGCGCTCCTGCTCGGCGGCGCCGCCGTGCTGGCAGGCGTATACGGGATCGGGGGTGATCCGCGCAACGCCATTGCCACGAACGGCGCGGGAACGGTGACCAGTCAGGCCAGTGGGGTGAACGATCAGGCCAATCAGGTGGCCAGTCAGGCCAGTGTGTCCGGCAAGGACCCCGCCTGTCAGGCGGCGAGCGACACCGCCCGCCGCATCGCGGATCTCGCCAAGGGGGAGCTTGCCGCCTTCGCCCCGACGCTCACCCCCACCCGCATCCCCGACCTCGCCTTTCTCGGTCCCGACGGCACGCCGCTGACGCTCGCCAAGGTCGGCGGCGACGGGCTGAAGCTCGTCAACATCTGGGCGACCTGGTGCGTGCCCTGCCGCAAGGAGATGCCGGCGCTCGACGAGCTTCAGGCCAAGCTCGGCACCGGGGACGGCACCGGGACGAGCCCGCAGGCCCCCGCCTTCAACGTCGTCGCCCTCAACATCGACACGCGCGACCCCGACAAGCCCAAGCGCTTCCTGGAGGAGACCGGCATCAAGGAGCTGGCGCTCTACACCGACCCCAAGGCCAAGGCGTTCCAGGATCTGCGCACGGTGGGGCGCGGCTTCGGCCTGCCGACCACCATGCTCATCGACGCGCAGGGTTGCGAGATCGGCCACATCGCCGGCCCGGCGGAATGGGCGAGCCCGGATGCGCTCGCGCTCATTCGCGCCGCGCTGGGCACCGCCCCTTCCCAGCCCTGA
- a CDS encoding DMT family transporter, with protein sequence MAAGDWGALVLLSLIWGGSFFFGKVAIAEIPPLTMVFARVTIGAGALYVIARLAGVRLPLNRRLMAEFALLALIANIIPFGLIAWSQQHIPSGLSSILNAATPLFTVLVAQAFTRDEKFTAGKLVGVSLGFAGVAVMMGPALLGQLGGHNLAAQLAAIGATVSYGFASVYGRRFRALPPLGVAMTQLAFSSLMLLPVIAVLDAPWQLPMPSLKVVGALAGLGVLSTGIAYILYFRILARNGATNISLVTFLVPVSAILLGALVLGEALEPREFAGFAIIALGLAAIDGRPWRWARGIGR encoded by the coding sequence ATGGCGGCCGGCGACTGGGGCGCGCTGGTGCTGCTCTCGCTGATCTGGGGCGGCTCGTTCTTCTTCGGCAAGGTCGCCATCGCCGAGATCCCGCCGCTCACCATGGTGTTCGCGCGCGTGACCATCGGCGCCGGCGCGCTCTATGTCATCGCCCGCCTCGCCGGGGTGCGGCTGCCGCTCAACCGCCGGCTGATGGCGGAATTCGCTTTGCTCGCGCTCATCGCCAACATCATCCCCTTCGGGCTGATCGCCTGGTCGCAGCAGCATATCCCGAGCGGCCTGTCCTCGATCCTCAACGCCGCGACCCCGCTCTTCACCGTGCTGGTGGCGCAGGCCTTCACGCGGGACGAGAAATTCACCGCCGGCAAGCTGGTGGGGGTGAGCCTCGGCTTTGCCGGCGTGGCGGTGATGATGGGCCCGGCGCTGCTCGGCCAGCTCGGCGGCCACAACCTCGCCGCCCAGCTCGCCGCCATCGGCGCGACCGTCTCCTATGGCTTCGCCAGCGTCTATGGCCGCCGCTTCCGCGCTTTGCCCCCGCTCGGCGTCGCCATGACCCAGCTCGCCTTCTCCAGCCTGATGCTGCTGCCGGTCATCGCCGTGCTGGACGCGCCCTGGCAGCTCCCGATGCCCTCGCTCAAGGTGGTCGGCGCGCTGGCCGGGCTCGGCGTGCTCTCCACCGGCATCGCCTACATCCTGTATTTCCGCATCCTCGCGCGGAACGGGGCGACCAACATCTCGCTGGTCACCTTCCTCGTGCCGGTCAGCGCGATCCTGCTCGGCGCGCTGGTGCTCGGCGAGGCGCTGGAACCCCGCGAATTCGCCGGCTTCGCCATCATCGCTTTGGGGCTGGCGGCGATTGACGGGCGCCCGTGGCGGTGGGCGCGGGGGATCGGGCGGTAG
- a CDS encoding 3-hydroxybutyryl-CoA dehydrogenase, translating into MAFEIKTVGIIGAGQMGNGIAHVCALAGYDVVLNDLEKDRVKSGLATINGNMARQVSKGLYSDETKQAALGRIHGTDQASDLGDVDLLIEAAVEKEEIKRKIFSSVCPFLKPEAILATNTSSISITRLAASTDRPERFIGIHFMNPVPLMQLVELVRGIATEDETFELSKGFVTRLGKTYAVAEDFPAFMVNRILLPMINEAIYTLYEGVGSVDAIDTAMRLGANHPMGPLQLADFIGLDTCLSIMQVLHEGLADSKYRPCPLLVKYVEAGWLGRKTQRGFYDYRGEKPVPTR; encoded by the coding sequence ATGGCTTTCGAGATCAAGACCGTCGGCATCATCGGCGCGGGGCAGATGGGCAACGGCATTGCGCATGTCTGCGCGCTGGCCGGCTATGACGTCGTGCTGAACGACCTCGAAAAGGACCGCGTCAAGTCGGGCCTCGCCACCATCAATGGCAACATGGCCCGGCAGGTCTCCAAGGGCCTGTATTCCGACGAGACCAAGCAGGCCGCGCTCGGCCGCATCCACGGCACCGACCAGGCGTCCGATCTCGGCGATGTCGACCTGCTGATCGAGGCGGCGGTGGAGAAGGAGGAGATCAAGCGCAAGATCTTCTCCTCGGTCTGCCCGTTCCTGAAGCCCGAGGCGATCCTCGCCACCAACACCTCGTCCATCTCCATCACCCGGCTCGCCGCCTCGACCGACCGGCCGGAGCGCTTCATCGGCATTCACTTCATGAATCCGGTGCCGCTGATGCAGCTGGTCGAGCTGGTGCGCGGCATCGCCACCGAGGACGAGACCTTCGAGCTCTCCAAGGGCTTCGTCACCCGGCTCGGCAAGACCTATGCGGTGGCGGAGGATTTCCCCGCCTTCATGGTCAACCGCATCCTGCTGCCGATGATCAACGAGGCGATCTACACGCTCTATGAGGGCGTGGGCTCGGTCGACGCCATCGACACCGCCATGCGCCTCGGCGCCAACCACCCGATGGGCCCGCTCCAGCTCGCCGATTTCATCGGGCTGGATACGTGCCTGTCCATCATGCAGGTGCTGCATGAGGGTCTGGCCGATTCCAAGTACCGCCCCTGCCCGCTGCTGGTGAAGTACGTCGAAGCCGGCTGGCTGGGCCGCAAGACCCAGCGCGGCTTCTACGACTACCGCGGCGAAAAGCCGGTGCCGACCCGTTAG
- a CDS encoding FAD-binding protein produces the protein MAATLLLAEHDDSSLNPVTARALTAALALGAPVHVLVVGSGCAPAAEAAAKLDGVAEVLVADAPVYAHRLAEPVSALLVALAGDYSAVVAPSTAFGKSVLPRFAALIDVMQVSDVIAVVSPDTFDRPIYAGNAIQRVRATDGTRVLTIRTASFAPAGEGGAAPIRAVGPTEAPAQTRFLAEEVAHSARPELTAARAIVSGGRAVGSAENFHALIEPLADSLSAAVGASRAAVDAGYAPNDWQVGQTGKVVAPELYVAIGISGAIQHLAGMKDSKVIVAVNKDEDAPIFQVADYGLVGDLFQIVPELTAEIAKAKA, from the coding sequence ATGGCCGCGACGCTTCTTCTCGCCGAACATGACGATTCGAGCCTCAACCCCGTCACCGCCCGCGCCCTGACCGCCGCGCTGGCGCTCGGCGCGCCGGTGCATGTGCTGGTGGTCGGCAGCGGTTGCGCCCCCGCCGCCGAGGCTGCGGCCAAGCTCGATGGCGTGGCCGAGGTGCTGGTCGCCGACGCGCCCGTCTACGCCCACCGCCTCGCCGAGCCGGTGAGCGCGCTCCTGGTGGCGCTGGCGGGCGATTACAGCGCCGTCGTCGCCCCCTCGACCGCCTTCGGCAAGAGCGTGCTGCCGCGCTTTGCCGCGCTGATCGACGTGATGCAGGTCTCCGACGTGATCGCGGTGGTCAGCCCCGACACGTTCGACCGGCCGATCTATGCCGGCAACGCCATCCAGCGCGTGCGCGCGACCGACGGGACCCGCGTGCTGACCATCCGCACCGCGTCCTTCGCCCCGGCGGGCGAGGGCGGTGCCGCGCCGATCCGCGCCGTCGGCCCGACCGAGGCGCCCGCGCAGACCCGGTTCCTGGCTGAGGAAGTCGCCCACAGCGCCCGTCCCGAACTCACCGCGGCGCGGGCCATCGTCTCCGGCGGGCGTGCCGTCGGCTCGGCGGAGAACTTCCACGCGCTGATCGAGCCGCTGGCGGACAGCCTCAGTGCGGCGGTCGGCGCCTCGCGCGCGGCGGTCGATGCGGGCTATGCCCCCAATGACTGGCAGGTCGGCCAGACCGGCAAGGTGGTGGCGCCCGAGCTTTACGTCGCCATCGGCATTTCCGGCGCCATCCAGCATCTCGCCGGCATGAAGGACAGCAAGGTCATCGTCGCCGTCAACAAGGACGAGGACGCGCCGATCTTCCAGGTGGCGGATTACGGGCTGGTGGGCGACCTGTTCCAGATCGTGCCGGAGCTCACCGCCGAAATAGCTAAGGCAAAAGCCTGA
- a CDS encoding electron transfer flavoprotein subunit beta/FixA family protein, with the protein MKILVPVKRVVDYNVKIRVKADGSGVELANIKMSMNPFDEIAVEEALRLKEAGKATEVIAVSIGPVKTDETIRTALAMGADRGIWVKTEEVGVEPLAVAKLLKAIVAQEAPGLVILGKQAIDDDCNQTGQMLAALLGWPQATFASKVVIGEGTVDVTREIDGGLQTLSLDLPAVLTTDLRLNEPRYASLPNIMKAKKKPIEEKAPADLGVDLAPRLQVISTTEPSGRSAGIKVSSAAELVGHLKTAGVL; encoded by the coding sequence ATGAAGATCCTTGTGCCCGTGAAGCGGGTGGTCGACTACAACGTCAAGATCCGCGTCAAGGCGGACGGCTCAGGGGTCGAGCTCGCCAACATCAAGATGTCGATGAACCCCTTCGACGAGATCGCCGTCGAGGAGGCGCTGCGGCTCAAGGAAGCCGGCAAGGCGACCGAGGTGATCGCCGTCTCCATCGGCCCGGTGAAGACCGACGAGACCATCCGCACCGCGCTCGCCATGGGCGCGGATCGCGGCATCTGGGTGAAGACGGAGGAGGTCGGCGTCGAGCCGCTGGCGGTGGCCAAGCTGCTCAAGGCCATCGTCGCGCAGGAAGCCCCCGGCCTCGTCATCCTCGGCAAGCAGGCGATCGACGACGATTGCAACCAGACCGGCCAGATGCTCGCCGCGCTGCTCGGCTGGCCGCAGGCGACCTTCGCCTCCAAGGTCGTGATCGGCGAGGGCACGGTGGATGTGACCCGCGAGATCGATGGCGGCCTGCAGACGCTGAGCCTCGATCTGCCGGCGGTGCTGACCACCGATCTGCGCCTCAACGAGCCGCGCTATGCCTCGCTGCCCAACATCATGAAGGCGAAGAAGAAGCCGATCGAGGAGAAGGCCCCGGCCGATCTCGGCGTCGACCTCGCCCCGCGCCTGCAGGTGATCTCGACCACCGAGCCGAGCGGGCGCAGCGCCGGCATCAAGGTTTCCTCGGCCGCCGAGCTGGTCGGCCATCTCAAGACGGCGGGAGTGCTCTGA
- a CDS encoding rhomboid family intramembrane serine protease, whose translation MLLPINDDNPLEGITHAYVTWALIAANVVVFLLVQHGYRPEIDIASAFGYGAIPAVVTHAAVLPDEYVRLPSELTLVSYMFLHGGWLHLIGNMAFLWVFGDNVEDALGHARFLAFYLLCGIAGGLAHAFAVPESPAPLIGASAGVSGLVGAYLMLHPNVRIWVLVFLRIPLRIPAIWPLGAWIAFQLWNLIAAGDEETAWWAHMGGLIAGAALIVVMRRKGVPLWVLTRDGTPDGHPPV comes from the coding sequence ATGCTGCTGCCGATCAATGACGACAACCCGCTCGAAGGCATCACCCACGCCTATGTCACCTGGGCGCTGATCGCGGCGAATGTCGTCGTGTTCCTGCTGGTGCAGCATGGCTACCGGCCGGAGATCGACATCGCCTCGGCTTTCGGCTACGGCGCCATTCCCGCCGTCGTCACCCATGCCGCCGTGCTGCCGGACGAATATGTCCGCCTGCCCTCGGAGCTGACGCTGGTCTCCTACATGTTCCTGCATGGCGGCTGGCTGCACCTCATCGGCAACATGGCCTTCCTCTGGGTGTTCGGCGACAATGTGGAGGATGCGCTCGGCCATGCCCGCTTCCTCGCTTTCTACCTGCTCTGCGGCATCGCCGGGGGCCTCGCCCACGCATTCGCCGTGCCGGAATCGCCGGCGCCGCTGATCGGCGCCTCGGCGGGGGTGTCGGGTCTGGTCGGCGCCTATCTCATGCTGCACCCCAATGTGCGCATCTGGGTGCTGGTGTTCCTGCGCATCCCGCTGCGCATTCCCGCCATCTGGCCGCTCGGGGCGTGGATCGCCTTCCAGCTCTGGAACCTCATCGCGGCGGGCGACGAGGAGACCGCCTGGTGGGCGCATATGGGCGGGCTGATCGCCGGGGCGGCGCTCATCGTCGTCATGCGCCGCAAAGGTGTCCCGCTCTGGGTGCTGACGCGGGACGGGACACCGGACGGGCATCCCCCGGTGTGA
- a CDS encoding glutathione S-transferase family protein codes for MMAAPRLYGTSDSVYVRIARLALAEKGVAHELVPVDPFAPGGPPASYLRHHPFGRIPALEHEGFWLYETAAITRYVDDAFPGPSLQPAGARERARMNQLIGIADAYAYRPLVWGVYVERVEKPASGRVCDEARLAAALVEAGTCLSAITALMGERPFLAGARLSLADLHLAPMIDYFRRAPEGAALIAAHPGLARWWERMAGRAQAPV; via the coding sequence GTGATGGCTGCGCCGCGTCTCTACGGCACGAGCGACAGCGTCTATGTGCGGATCGCGCGGCTGGCCCTCGCTGAGAAGGGCGTGGCCCATGAGCTGGTGCCGGTCGACCCCTTCGCCCCCGGCGGGCCGCCGGCCAGCTATCTGCGGCACCACCCTTTCGGCCGTATCCCGGCCCTGGAGCATGAGGGTTTCTGGCTCTACGAGACCGCTGCGATCACCCGCTATGTCGACGACGCTTTCCCCGGCCCCTCGCTTCAGCCGGCCGGCGCGCGGGAGCGGGCGCGCATGAACCAGCTCATCGGCATCGCCGACGCCTATGCGTATCGCCCCTTGGTCTGGGGCGTTTATGTCGAGCGGGTGGAGAAGCCCGCTTCCGGCAGGGTCTGCGACGAGGCCCGGCTTGCCGCGGCGCTGGTCGAGGCCGGCACCTGCCTGTCCGCCATCACGGCGCTGATGGGCGAGAGGCCCTTCCTCGCCGGCGCGCGGCTGAGCCTCGCCGACCTTCATCTCGCACCGATGATCGACTATTTCCGCCGCGCGCCGGAAGGGGCGGCGCTTATCGCGGCCCATCCCGGCCTTGCCCGCTGGTGGGAGCGCATGGCGGGCAGGGCGCAGGCACCGGTTTGA